One Natronomonas moolapensis 8.8.11 genomic region harbors:
- a CDS encoding polymer-forming cytoskeletal protein, producing the protein MSHSVQWFGRLAVLIVVGLLCLSSSIGVVHAQDQRTGGSITVGPEETRDGDLEVTAGTVLIAGSVDGDLTATGGSVTVTGNVTGDATATGGAVVVEGTIDGDLTATGGEVHVRDGAAVGGALEATGGTVTVDGTVDDTTRLDGESVTVGPTAIIEDELRYSGNETAISDDAEIAGEITETDRNTGPVPFSNGSLPDLPAGAVTPLLNVYLFLANFLLGAIALVAAPRFSDRVADRGIDRPIASGGVGVATLIGIPFIIGALALSIVGIPLAVIASYSSVFLLWLGLVYGAFVIGTWGLSVFGYGHRWGGLALGLAVVSLANALPYVSVLLIAIALLGVGAFMNSLYEWRSTSDDTEESAPTPVAPNEP; encoded by the coding sequence ATGTCTCACTCTGTCCAGTGGTTCGGTCGACTCGCCGTGTTGATCGTCGTCGGTCTCCTTTGTCTGTCGAGTTCGATCGGCGTCGTCCACGCACAGGATCAACGAACGGGTGGCTCGATCACGGTCGGCCCCGAGGAGACACGTGACGGTGATCTCGAGGTGACAGCTGGTACCGTCCTAATCGCTGGCTCGGTCGATGGTGACCTGACCGCGACTGGTGGATCGGTGACGGTGACGGGTAATGTGACTGGCGACGCGACGGCAACAGGGGGGGCCGTAGTCGTCGAGGGAACCATCGACGGCGACCTGACGGCAACTGGCGGCGAGGTCCACGTCCGAGACGGCGCGGCCGTCGGTGGCGCCCTCGAGGCGACCGGCGGAACCGTCACCGTCGACGGGACGGTCGATGACACGACGCGACTCGACGGCGAATCGGTGACGGTCGGCCCAACTGCGATCATCGAAGACGAGTTGAGATACAGCGGCAACGAGACGGCCATCTCCGACGACGCCGAAATCGCGGGTGAAATAACCGAAACCGACCGCAACACGGGGCCAGTGCCGTTTTCGAACGGATCGCTGCCGGATCTCCCTGCTGGGGCCGTGACGCCACTTCTCAACGTGTACCTGTTTCTCGCGAATTTCTTGCTTGGAGCCATCGCGCTGGTGGCTGCGCCCCGGTTCAGTGATCGGGTGGCCGATCGAGGCATCGATCGACCGATCGCCAGCGGCGGTGTCGGCGTGGCGACGCTAATCGGAATACCGTTCATTATCGGTGCGTTAGCCCTGTCTATCGTCGGTATTCCGCTCGCAGTTATCGCCAGCTACAGCTCCGTCTTCCTCCTGTGGCTCGGACTGGTCTATGGGGCGTTCGTGATCGGTACATGGGGGCTGTCCGTATTCGGGTACGGCCATCGATGGGGCGGGCTCGCGTTGGGGTTAGCGGTCGTCAGTCTCGCCAACGCACTCCCGTACGTGAGCGTTCTGTTGATCGCAATCGCGCTACTCGGGGTTGGGGCGTTTATGAATTCGCTCTACGAGTGGCGGTCCACGAGCGACGATACGGAAGAGTCGGCTCCGACTCCCGTGGCACCCAATGAGCCGTGA
- a CDS encoding sensor histidine kinase yields the protein MLPDTASVDGLRYLIEHIQDAVVAFELVDGEPVVRGVNEAFTEQFGYPRDEVLGTKLNERIVPPWRREEASELDQRTADGEINYQQVQRQTASGLREFLYRGVPYADSEDIVDGYAVYTDLTETTQRERQLKVLNRLLRHNLRNKASVIGGNVELLLSGIDTGDERVERAGEEAREAATELRELSDEAMQINRVLDTRAAGATTVDVVPVLRNVVGRFRECHPSARIETDIPESSAVVVTTGFRGAIDGLVENAIEHNPASDPRVVVRIEPGPETEWLDLTVEDDGPLIPSAEREVITGESEITQTHHGRGLGLWLIKWTVERSGGRLSFEESDVGGNCVRLRLRRSEPLSAPDGADNGR from the coding sequence ATGTTACCGGATACTGCGTCGGTCGATGGGCTACGATACCTGATCGAACACATTCAGGACGCCGTCGTCGCCTTCGAGTTGGTCGACGGGGAGCCGGTCGTTCGGGGTGTCAACGAAGCGTTCACCGAGCAGTTCGGATATCCAAGAGACGAGGTGCTCGGGACCAAATTGAACGAGCGGATCGTCCCGCCGTGGCGCCGCGAGGAGGCGTCGGAGTTGGACCAACGGACCGCGGACGGCGAAATAAATTACCAGCAGGTCCAACGACAGACGGCCTCGGGACTTCGGGAGTTCCTCTATCGCGGGGTCCCCTACGCCGACTCGGAGGACATCGTCGACGGCTACGCGGTGTACACCGACCTGACGGAGACGACACAACGCGAGCGCCAGCTGAAAGTGTTGAACCGCCTCCTCCGGCACAACCTGCGCAACAAGGCGTCCGTAATCGGCGGCAACGTCGAGCTGCTGCTCTCGGGGATCGACACGGGGGACGAGAGGGTAGAGCGGGCGGGGGAGGAAGCACGGGAAGCGGCCACGGAGCTGCGGGAACTCAGCGACGAGGCGATGCAAATCAACCGCGTACTCGACACCCGGGCCGCCGGCGCCACCACGGTCGATGTCGTGCCCGTCCTCCGCAACGTCGTCGGGCGCTTCCGCGAGTGTCACCCGTCGGCGAGGATCGAAACCGATATTCCAGAGTCGTCCGCGGTCGTCGTGACGACGGGGTTTCGGGGGGCAATCGACGGACTGGTCGAGAACGCCATCGAGCACAACCCCGCGTCCGATCCGCGGGTCGTGGTCCGAATCGAGCCGGGGCCGGAGACGGAGTGGCTCGACCTGACGGTCGAGGACGACGGGCCACTCATTCCGTCGGCCGAGCGGGAGGTGATCACCGGCGAGTCCGAGATCACACAGACACACCACGGCCGCGGACTCGGGTTGTGGCTCATCAAGTGGACCGTCGAGCGCTCCGGCGGGCGACTCTCCTTCGAGGAGAGCGACGTCGGCGGGAACTGCGTCCGCTTGCGGTTGCGCCGATCCGAGCCGCTCTCGGCCCCGGACGGCGCCGACAACGGACGGTAG
- a CDS encoding Glu/Leu/Phe/Val family dehydrogenase, with translation MSDDINPFESLQEQIDDAAAHIDVDDGVLERIKNPERVLEANLSVELDDGSVGVFRAYRSQFNGDRGPYKGGIRYHPGVSRDEVKALSGWMVYKCAVVDIPYGGGKGGIVIDPRAHSAAELERITRAFATELRPLIGEDRDIPAPDVNTGQREMNWIKDTYETLENTTAPGVITGKAIDSGGSAGRVEATGRSTMLTARETFDYLGKDLPDASVAVQGYGNAGSVAAKLLEADHGATVVAVSDSSGAVYNPDGLDAEAAKEYKNETGSVTGYPGASKELTNEELLALDVDLLVPAALENAIDGELATEVDADVIVEAANGPLTPEADDVLTDRDVTVVPDILANAGGVTVSYFEWVQNRQRFYWTESRVNEELKRHIVEAFDGLVECYEAYDLPNFRTAAYVVALQRVLNASEEAGRWP, from the coding sequence ATGTCCGACGACATAAATCCTTTCGAGAGCCTTCAAGAACAGATCGACGACGCCGCAGCGCACATCGACGTCGACGACGGCGTGCTCGAGCGGATAAAAAACCCCGAGCGAGTCCTCGAGGCGAACCTCTCGGTCGAACTCGACGACGGGTCGGTCGGGGTGTTCCGGGCCTACCGCTCGCAGTTCAACGGCGACCGGGGACCTTATAAAGGCGGGATCCGATATCACCCGGGCGTCTCCCGCGACGAGGTGAAGGCGCTGTCGGGCTGGATGGTGTACAAGTGCGCCGTCGTCGATATCCCCTATGGCGGCGGGAAGGGCGGCATCGTCATCGACCCGCGGGCGCACTCCGCGGCCGAACTCGAGCGGATCACCCGCGCGTTCGCCACCGAACTCCGCCCTCTCATCGGAGAGGACCGGGACATCCCCGCGCCTGACGTCAACACCGGCCAGCGGGAGATGAACTGGATCAAAGACACCTACGAGACGCTGGAGAACACGACCGCGCCGGGCGTCATTACCGGGAAGGCGATCGACTCCGGCGGATCGGCGGGCCGCGTCGAGGCGACCGGCCGCTCGACGATGCTCACCGCCCGCGAGACGTTCGATTACCTCGGTAAGGACCTCCCCGACGCCTCCGTTGCGGTCCAGGGGTACGGCAACGCCGGCAGCGTCGCGGCGAAGCTCCTCGAAGCCGACCACGGCGCGACCGTCGTTGCGGTGTCGGACTCCTCGGGGGCCGTCTACAACCCCGACGGCCTCGACGCCGAGGCGGCCAAGGAATATAAAAACGAAACCGGCTCCGTGACGGGCTATCCGGGCGCGAGCAAGGAGCTAACCAACGAGGAGCTTCTTGCCCTCGACGTCGATTTGCTCGTTCCGGCGGCCCTGGAGAACGCCATCGACGGCGAGTTGGCGACGGAGGTGGACGCCGACGTGATCGTCGAGGCGGCCAACGGCCCCCTGACGCCGGAGGCCGACGACGTCCTCACTGACCGGGACGTCACCGTCGTCCCCGACATCCTCGCCAACGCGGGCGGGGTCACCGTCTCGTACTTCGAGTGGGTCCAGAACCGCCAGCGGTTCTACTGGACCGAATCACGCGTCAACGAGGAGCTAAAGCGTCACATCGTCGAGGCGTTCGACGGTCTCGTGGAGTGTTATGAGGCGTACGACCTCCCGAACTTCCGCACGGCCGCCTACGTCGTCGCGCTCCAGCGGGTGCTGAACGCCTCCGAGGAAGCGGGCCGTTGGCCCTGA
- a CDS encoding tyrosine--tRNA ligase: MNTAERTGLVTRFTEEVIAESEIEALFEGSGEPTAYVGYAPTGEMHIGHFTTMRKLADFLEAGVDVTVLVADLHAHLDDTKSPFGLLDARSEYYRTAIEAMIDAAGADPSGVSFVRGTEFQLEAPYTMDLYRMLAETTLSRAQRAGSEVVRQSENPALGGLVYTLMQALDVAALEADIAYGGIDQRGIYMLAREQLPAQGYDKPACVFAPLLSGLSGGKMSASEADSKINLTDDDDAVEEKIGGAYCPAGEAEDNGVLEYLRFLVFPVLEERGRSFVVERPEEYGGDLAYDGYDALESDFVSGELHPADLKPAVAAAISEVIDPVRERLSEEPELLASAYPDIHG; this comes from the coding sequence ATGAACACGGCCGAGCGGACCGGACTGGTCACGCGGTTCACGGAGGAGGTCATCGCGGAATCCGAGATCGAGGCGTTGTTCGAGGGGTCCGGGGAGCCGACGGCGTACGTCGGCTACGCCCCGACCGGCGAGATGCACATCGGCCACTTTACCACGATGCGGAAGCTCGCCGATTTCCTCGAGGCGGGTGTCGACGTGACGGTGTTGGTCGCCGACCTCCACGCGCATCTCGACGACACCAAAAGCCCCTTCGGGCTCCTGGACGCCCGATCGGAGTACTACCGGACCGCGATCGAGGCGATGATCGACGCCGCCGGCGCGGACCCCTCGGGCGTCTCCTTCGTCCGGGGCACGGAGTTCCAACTCGAGGCCCCATACACGATGGACCTCTACCGAATGCTCGCCGAGACGACGCTCTCGCGGGCCCAGCGCGCCGGCAGCGAGGTCGTCAGACAGTCCGAGAACCCCGCGCTCGGCGGGCTCGTCTACACACTCATGCAGGCCCTCGACGTCGCCGCCCTCGAGGCCGACATCGCTTACGGCGGGATCGACCAGCGCGGCATCTACATGCTCGCCCGCGAGCAGCTTCCAGCACAGGGCTACGACAAACCCGCCTGCGTGTTCGCACCGCTTCTGTCGGGGCTCTCCGGCGGAAAGATGTCCGCTTCGGAGGCCGACTCGAAGATCAACCTCACCGACGACGACGACGCGGTCGAAGAGAAGATCGGCGGTGCCTACTGCCCCGCGGGCGAGGCCGAGGACAACGGCGTTTTGGAGTACCTCCGGTTTCTCGTCTTCCCGGTCCTCGAGGAGCGCGGCCGCTCGTTTGTCGTCGAGCGCCCCGAGGAGTACGGCGGCGACCTCGCCTACGACGGCTACGACGCCCTCGAGTCGGATTTCGTCTCCGGGGAGCTTCACCCCGCCGACCTCAAGCCCGCGGTGGCGGCTGCGATCTCCGAGGTCATCGATCCGGTCCGCGAGCGTCTTTCGGAGGAGCCCGAACTCCTCGCGTCGGCGTACCCCGACATTCACGGGTGA
- a CDS encoding winged helix-turn-helix transcriptional regulator has translation MEQIGSKWRLLVLHDLRDGEKRFNELKRSTDASSRTLPRVLEHLPETGVVERRLEEDAPVATYYSLAETGRSLCPVFDEIEAWADDWLGGT, from the coding sequence ATGGAGCAGATCGGCTCGAAGTGGCGCCTGCTGGTTCTCCACGACCTCCGGGACGGCGAAAAGCGGTTCAACGAGCTCAAGCGATCGACGGACGCGAGCTCCCGGACGCTCCCGCGGGTCCTCGAACACCTCCCGGAAACGGGGGTCGTCGAGCGCCGTCTTGAGGAAGACGCCCCGGTTGCGACGTACTACTCGCTCGCGGAGACGGGACGATCGCTGTGTCCCGTCTTCGACGAGATAGAGGCGTGGGCCGACGACTGGCTCGGCGGGACCTGA
- a CDS encoding small CPxCG-related zinc finger protein — translation MTYTCKACKRTFTDELQYELHRDTCSSEQLVCERCGERFAERAATRDGWHYVCPNDDCEGAGIDEDLHAVGDFSVAASANR, via the coding sequence ATGACGTACACGTGTAAAGCCTGTAAACGGACGTTTACTGACGAACTCCAGTACGAACTCCACCGCGACACCTGCTCGTCGGAGCAACTCGTCTGCGAACGCTGTGGCGAACGCTTCGCCGAGCGGGCGGCAACCCGGGACGGTTGGCACTACGTCTGCCCCAACGACGACTGCGAGGGGGCGGGGATCGACGAAGACCTCCACGCTGTAGGGGACTTCAGCGTCGCAGCTAGCGCAAACCGATAG